A part of Brassica rapa cultivar Chiifu-401-42 chromosome A05, CAAS_Brap_v3.01, whole genome shotgun sequence genomic DNA contains:
- the LOC103867638 gene encoding uncharacterized protein LOC103867638, whose translation MIVTIVSYTQEFTMEINEQEPVLDIKKRLEQFLQIPTSSLTLFVSCWELLDGLDIDDYPIISHGTRIDLTVTPLFTSPSFTNPAVKKIHVTVKFPSKQFSIEVDKTETVSSLKDKIYIVENTPIKRMQLYFSGIELADDFRNLNEYGIGEFSEIVVFLKSINRAKDVAPVKKLCFLVQTSSSLFNGASIPVEIKDSCTISEMREGLQANKTLPRDEYIFVHKQRIMRENCSLRWHGVENGDTLFVFKGSISRGSY comes from the exons atGATTGTGACAATAGTCTCATACACCCAAGAATTCACCATGGAAATCAACGAACAAGAACCTGTGTTGGACATTAAGAAACGTTTAGAACAATTCCTTCAGATCCCAACATCATCTTTAACACTCTTTGTCTCTTGTTGGGAGCTCCTTGACGGTCTCGACATCGATGATTACCCAATCATCTCACACGGCACCAGAATCGACCTCACCGTCACTCCCCTTTTCACCTCACCTTCTTTTACCAACCCCGCCGTTAAAAAAATCCACGTCACCGTCAAGTTCCCATCAAAACAGTTCTCCATCGAAGTAGACAAAACCGAAACG GTAAGTAGCTTGAAGGACAAGATTTACATCGTGGAGAATACACCGATAAAGCGAATGCAGTTATACTTCTCCGGAATCGAGCTAGCTGATGATTTTCGAAACCTAAACGAATACGGAATCGGAGAGTTCTCGGAGATTGTCGTGTTTCTCAAGTCAATCAATCGAGCCAAAGACGTTGCCCCGGTGAAGAAACTATGTTTCTTGGTGCAGACGTCATCGAGTTTATTCAACGGCGCAAGTATCCCCGTGGAGATTAAGGACTCGTGTACCATCTCAGAGATGAGAGAAGGATTACAAGCTAACAAGACTTTGCCAAGAGACGAGTATATATTCGTACACAAGCAACGGATTATGCGAGAGAATTGTAGTCTTCGGTGGCATGGTGTTGAAAATGGCGACACTCTTTTTGTGTTTAAAGGATCTATTAGTCGTGGAAGTTACTGA
- the LOC103867636 gene encoding traB domain-containing protein, with the protein MEPTVAPPEPEAQSGDISVRDNIVNVEKTEEEEQEHSDSGSAITGVDLIFVAGDDDISIGADGVVERTKMELPKEYANSVMVLTCGSKAEGGSCDVYLIGTAHVSEESCREVEAIVSYMKPEVVFVELCASRLSILTPQAVKIPTVWEMIDMWKKKHNPFGIAYGWFLAKIASKLDVLPGAEFRVAYEEAVKYGGQVILGDRPVQITLKRTWAKMPIWHKVKFLYGLVFQAVFLPSPEELEKMLKAMNDVDMLTLVIQQMSKEFPSLMDTLVHERDKYISCMLSRVACEHSSVVAVVGRGHLQGIKKNWDQPINMKDLLEIPKNKSVFTVKNVLKSLAVLVIGAAIVSRIYLAGRS; encoded by the exons ATGGAACCGACGGTAGCACCACCGGAGCCGGAGGCTCAATCCGGAGACATCTCTGTAAGAGATAACATAGTGAATGTGGAGAAAACAGAGGAGGAGGAGCAAGAACATAGCGATTCCGGTTCAGCGATAACCGGAGTCGATTTGATCTTTGTTGCTGGCGACGATGATATCAGTATTGGAGCGGATGGTGTTGTGGAGAGGACGAAAATGGAGCTGCCTAAGGAATACGCGAATAGCGTTATGGTTCTGACGTGCGGTTCCAAAGCTGAAGGTGGATCTTGCGATGTGTATTTGATTGGCACTGCTCATGTCTCAGag GAATCATGTCGAGAAGTTGAAGCTATAGTCAGCTACATGAAGCCAGAG GTCGTGTTCGTGGAGTTGTGTGCAAGCCGGTTGTCTATTCTCACTCCTCAGGCTGTGAAG atTCCGACCGTGTGGGAGATGATAGACATGTGGAAGAAGAAACACAACCCATTCGGAATAGCCTACGGATGGTTTCTTGCAAAG ATCGCAAGCAAGCTTGATGTTTTACCTGGTGCTGAGTTTCGTGTGGCGTATGAAGAGGCAGTCAAATATGGTGGCCAGGTGATTCTGGGTGATCGTCCAGTGCAG ATCACGTTAAAGAGAACATGGGCTAAAATGCCTATATGGCATAAAGTAAAGTTTTTGTACGGCTTAGTGTTTCAAGCTGTCTTTTTACCGAGCCCTGAGGAACTTGAAAAGATG CTGAAAGCTATGAACGATGTGGATATGCTGACATTGGTGATCCAACAAATGAGCAAGGAGTTTCCATCTCTCATGGATACACTTGTGCATGAGCGAGATAA GTACATCTCATGTATGTTGTCAAGAGTTGCATGTGAGCATAGCTCGGTGGTGGCAGTTGTTGGTAGAGGGCATCTTCAAGGGATCAAAAAGAATTGGGACCAGCCTATAAAT ATGAAGGATCTGTTGGAGATACCGAAGAATAAATCAGTTTTTACTGTAAAGAATGTTCTGAAATCTCTGGCAGTTTTAGTCATTGGGGCAGCCATAGTTTCCCGCATATACCTTGCAGGCAGAAGTTAA
- the LOC117134134 gene encoding uncharacterized protein LOC117134134, protein MGLCKTKQKWLSTEQCIQLKLTRLFDIKKRELFSKKKLGFSLPDPITEAKSHAVFLDAGKAFGCRRRVLFSVACFALLWFYFFVLVNCWNRVSAVSYGSAPSCPLVSTSLTPRQTTASPTPLWVASSSHGSLRLTASPVSRRLTVSSAVHLHVTNHPLRTRRSAKALDTRSARLSETAEPTLECQSEPPLLTSVNVHQIPPLEAAPLCTSRTTRSTHPEGRLVRSGGLCVSEASHSLRSVSWPSQLCEMLGMYSLRELNPDRFLELSFRNVAIGVWFSSGLDEIYGSRFGNIGVHFLSWSLVRTPSWLIFRNIASPLPRRLRIPIPSESRWYSNDTCFGLNQNYLWSLNLLIVINLSHYSFSEASCLFTVCHCASVQRVHLAQNRDVVLKLPLFVHPSQVSRVFISSHFVTGAIRFHGPSYMFVSVKSRTFILSGSVEIHLVSSWNLDVGARAVHALSTSFQTLQFGIINVGFDYFMLVVVTYSGIHLMLPTVLQWMSKTLSFSFVITCFMLCFMIIKPSRIPRVLILLPLSLAPDVMV, encoded by the exons ATGGGGCTCTgcaagacaaaacaaaaatggcTGAGCACTGAGCAGTGCATCCAACTCAAACTCACGAGACTATTTGATATCAAG AAAAGAGAACTGTTTAGTAAGaaaaaactagggttttctctCCCAGACCCGATTACCGAAGCAAAGTCGCACGCCGTCTTTCTCGACGCCGGTAAGGCCTTTGGCTGCCGGCGTCGGGTCCTCTTCTCTGTAGCTTGCTTTGCTCTGCTCTGGTTCTACTTTTTCGTCCTCGTCAATTGCTGGAATCGTGTTTCTGCCGTCTCCTACGGCTCTGCTCCGTCTTGCCCTCTCGTCTCCACCTCTCTTACCCCACGCCAGACCACCGCCTCTCCTACTCCCCTCTGGGTCGCCTCCTCCTCCCATGGTTCACTCCGCCTCACCGCCTCCCCTGTTTCTCGCCGGCTCACCGTCTCCTCTGCAGTTCATCTCCATGTGACCAATCATCCCCTCAGAACGAGAAGAAGTGCTAAAGCTCTTGATACTAGATCTGCTCGCCTCTCTGAAACTGCAGAGCCAACGCTTGAGTGTCAGTCTGAGCCCCCGCTTCTCACCTCCGTCAATGTCCATCAGATCCCACCCCTCGAGGCCGCTCCTCTCTGTACAAGCAGAACCACCAGATCTACGCATCCCGAGGGTAGACTCGTCAGATCTGGGGGTTTATGCGTATCTGAAGCGTCTCATTCCCTCCGTTCCGTCTCGTGGCCATCTCAACTCTGTGAAATGCTGGGTATGTATTCTCTCAGGGAGCTTAACCCCGACAGATTTCTTGAGTTGAGTTTTCGAAATGTTGCAATAGGAGTGTGGTTTAGCTCAGGTCTCGACGAGATCTATGGATCCCGATTCGGTAATATCGGAGTTCACTTTCTCAGCTGGAGCTTAGTTCGCACTCCCTCATGGTTGATCTTCAGGAACATTGCCTCACCTCTGCCGCGTCGCCTCCGTATCCCAATCCCTTCCGAGAGCCGCTGGTACTCAAATGACACATGCTTTGGTCTGAACCAAAACTATTTATGGAGCTTAAACTTGCTGATTGTTATAAACTTGAGCCATTATTCTTTCTCCGAAGCATCATGTCTGTTTACAGTTTGCCATTGCGCCTCAGTGCAAAGGGTTCACCTAGCCCAAAACCGTGATGTTGTGCTTAAATTGCCATTATTTGTACATCCATCACAGGTCAGTAGAGTTTTCATTAGCTCTCATTTTGTCACTGGTGCTATTCGGTTTCATGGTCCATCATATATGTTCGTCAGCGTAAAATCTAGGACTTTTATACTCTCCGGTTCTGTTGAGATTCACCTAGTCTCTTCATGGAACCTCGATGTTGGAGCTAGAGCTGTTCATGCTCTTTCCACCTCCTTCCAAACTTTGCAGTTTGGTATAATCAACGTCGGTTTCGACTACTTCATGCTCGTGGTAGTAACCTATTCAGGGATACATCTCATGCTTCCCACGGTTCTCCAATGGATGAGCAAGACTCTCTCATTTAGCTTTGTTATCACTTGttttatgttatgttttatGATCATCAAACCGTCGAGGATCCCTCGGGTTCTTATCTTGTTACCGTTGAGCTTAGCTCCGGATGTAATGGTTTAA
- the LOC103867635 gene encoding uncharacterized protein LOC103867635 — MEVNRDDADEFLQNFFEQLESLSLSEEAEVAETTDPWNINALLEPLPSQFQKQAIPQQAPTYDAARFLKNLDQLLGPDTVYTEDQSVQFGSNKRTIAVNPTQQLFSSNLNQCYRAETSTRSINPTFHTGRSPSQVLFTVPTESIHFTHVGSSVDTCASSDSNQHQPRKRQRR, encoded by the exons ATGGAAGTAAACAGAGATGATGCGGATGAATTTCTCCAGAACTTTTTCGAACAACTAGAG AGTCTATCATTATCAGAAGAAGCTGAAGTTGCAGAAACAACGGATCCATGGAATATCAACGCTCTTCTTGAACCTTTACCATCTCAATTCCAG aaacaAGCAATACCACAACAGGCACCAACGTATGATGCAGCAAGATTTTTAAAGAACCTTGATCAACTCTTGGGACCAGATACAGTTTACACAGAAGATCAGTCTGTACAATTCGGATCTAACAAGCGTACTATTGCTGTTAATCCAACTCAACAATTGTTCAGCTCAAATCTAAATCAATGCTACAGGGCTGAAACAAGTACACGAAGTATCAATCCAACTTTTCACACTGGACGTTCTCCATCTCAG GTCTTATTCACAGTTCCAACAGAGTCTATCCACTTCACGCATGTTGGTTCCTCAGTTGATACTTGTGCTTCTTCTGATTCTAATCAACACCAACCGAGGAAAAGACAGAGACGGTGA
- the LOC103867634 gene encoding uclacyanin 1 — translation MACREMQIIILVLATTLIGIAVATDHTIGGPSGWTVGANLGTWAAGQTFAVGDNLVFAYPSAFHDVVEVTKPEFDSCQVVKPLITFANGNSIVPLTTPGKRYFICGMPGHCTQGMKLEVNVLPNANAAPTAPLQNSVPSLNAPSPSSVLPVQPLLPLNPIAPSSSTPVPPSSLPILPAQAPALSPGSAAGTSLPLFPGSPAASSSSTTTKTVGSFPSSATGTTADLSGAGAPPVDSSSSSTKSFVLGFGFMVTMMLHLL, via the exons ATGGCATGCAGAGAAATGCAGATCATAATCTTGGTTCTCGCCACTACCCTCATCGGTATAGCAGTAGCTACGGACCATACCATTGGTGGTCCTAGTGGTTGGACTGTTGGAGCTAATCTTGGAACGTGGGCTGCAGGACAAACATTTGCTGTTGGAGACAATCTTG TTTTCGCTTACCCTTCTGCATTCCACGATGTTGTTGAAGTCACAAAACCTGAGTTCGACAGCTGCCAAGTGGTTAAACCGCTTATAACGTTCGCTAATGGAAACTCCATTGTTCCCCTCACTACTCCTGGAAAAAG GTACTTCATTTGTGGAATGCCGGGACATTGTACCCAAGGGATGAAACTCGAAGTAAACGTTCTTCCAAACGCAAACGCAGCACCAACCGCACCGCTTCAAAACTCTGTCCCATCTCTAAACGCGCCTTCACCTTCTTCTGTTCTACCAGTACAACCTCTGTTGCCTCTTAATCCCATCGctccttcttcttcaactccGGTTCCTCCCTCCTCTCTGCCTATTCTGCCGGCACAAGCACCGGCGCTTTCTCCAGGGTCTGCAGCGGGGACTTCTCTGCCGTTGTTCCCAGGCTCACCTGCAGCGAGCTCAAGCAGCACCACCACCAAAACCGTTGGGAGCTTCCCTTCTAGTGCTACAGGCACAACGGCTGATCTTTCCGGCGCAGGAGCTCCTCCGGTTGACTCCTCCTCATCTTCCACTAAGAGCTTTGTTTTGGGATTCGGATTCATGGTAACTATGATGCTTCATTTGCTCTAA
- the LOC103867633 gene encoding beta-amylase 6 isoform X1, which translates to MTTVLRMMSPNLINGRNLYKGSQILVRGEESKSRSHWRFSTKVSSRTPQATASSGVSSTTTEPKGREFNTTTYDDKMLANYVPVYVMLQLGVITNDNVLENAEKLTKQLKKLKQSQVDGVMVDVWWGIVESNGPKQYQWSAYRNLFEIVQSCGLKLQAIMSFHRCGGNIGDDVNIPLPKWVLEIGETNPDIFYTNKSGNRNEECLSLSVDNLSLFSGRTAVEMYRDYMKSFRENMEDFISSGVIIDIEVGLGPAGELRYPSYSETQGWIFPGIGEFQCYDKYLRSDYEEEVTRVGHPEWNLPENAGKYNDVPEATGFFEDSSGTYLVEEGRFFLSWYARKLILHGDQILDEANKVFLGCKLKLAAKVSGIHWWYKTESHAAELTAGYYNLKNRDGYAAIAKMMRRHHAILNFTCLEMRNTEQPAKAKSGPQELVQQVLSCGWREGIEVAGENALPRFDRDGYNQVILNARPNGINRDGKPRMFGFTYLRLSDRLLSEPNFTTFKTFVKRMHANQEYCSEPERYNHELLPLERSINDESFEKLMEETDPVDPLPWLEETDMSIRPFESVLSLLKSTFFRNKS; encoded by the exons ATGACAACCGTATTGAGGATGATGAGCCCTAACCTGATCAACGGAAGAAATCTCTACAAAGGATCTCAGATACTAGTCAGAGGTGAAGAAAGCAAAAGTCGATCCCACTGGAGATTCTCAACCAAAGTATCCTCAAGAACGCCACAAGCCACTGCTTCTTCTGGAGTGTCTTCAACTACAACAGAACCAAAG GGGAGAGAGTTCAATACGACGACGTATGACGACAAAATGTTAGCCAACTATGTTCCTGTCTACGTCATGCTTCAGCTCGGAGTCATAACCAACGACAACGTTCTTGAAAACGCAGAGAAGCTCACGAAACAGCTCAAGAAACTGAAACAGAGTCAAGTCGATGGTGTAATGGTCGATGTATGGTGGGGAATCGTGGAATCAAACGGTCCGAAGCAATACCAATGGAGTGCTTACAGAAACTTGTTCGAGATCGTGCAAAGCTGCGGACTCAAACTACAAGCTATAATGTCGTTTCATAGATGCGGAGGCAACATAGGAGACGATGTTAACATCCCTTTACCGAAATGGGTGCTAGAAATAGGGGAGACGAATCCAGATATCTTCTATACGAACAAGAGTGGTAATAGAAACGAAGAGTGTTTGTCTCTCTCTGTAGATAACTTGTCTTTATTCAGTGGAAGAACAGCTGTTGAG ATGTACAGAGACTACATGAAGAGCTTTAGAGAGAACATGGAAGATTTTATTAGCTCTGGAGTTATAATAGACATTGAAGTAGGGCTTGGTCCTGCTGGAGAGCTTAGATATCCTTCTTACAGTGAGACTCAAGGATGGATTTTCCCGGGAATCGGAGAGTTTCAA TGCTATGACAAGTATTTAAGATCAGATTATGAGGAAGAAGTTACAAGAGTGGGCCATCCGGAATGGAACCTTCCAGAAAATGCAGGCAAGTATAACGATGTTCCAGAAGCAACCGGGTTTTTCGAGGACTCTAGTGGGACTTACCTTGTGGAAGAAGGAAGGTTCTTCTTGTCATGGTACGCAAGAAAGTTAATTCTCCATGGTGATCAGATTCTTGATGAAGCTAATAAAGTTTTTCTTGGATGTAAACTCAAGTTAGCAGCAAAA GTCTCTGGGATCCATTGGTGGTACAAAACTGAAAGTCATGCAGCAGAACTTACGGCTGGTTATTACAATCTCAAGAACAGAGATGGTTACGCTGCGATTGCGAAAATGATGCGTAGGCATCACGCTATATTGAATTTCACTTGTCTAGAGATGAGGAACACTGAGCAGCCAGCAAAAGCTAAGAGCGGACCTCAAGAACTTGTTCAGCAA GTGTTGAGCTGTGGATGGAGAGAAGGGATTGAAGTTGCTGGCGAAAACGCGCTTCCGAGATTCGATAGAGATGGATACAACCAGGTTATACTAAATGCAAGGCCTAATGGAATTAACCGAGATGGTAAACCGAGGATGTTCGGGTTCACGTATCTCCGGTTATCTGATAGACTTCTCAGCGAACCGAACTTCACAACATTTAAGACATTCGTAAAACGAATGCACGCAAATCAA GAGTATTGTTCAGAGCCTGAAAGGTACAACCATGAGCTACTTCCATTGGAAAGATCGATAAACGATGAATCATTTGAGAAGTTAATGGAAGAAACAGATCCAGTTGATCCACTTCCATGGCTGGAAGAGACAGACATGAGCATTAGACCCTTTGAGAGTGTACTGTCTCTCTTGAAAAGCACTTTCTTTAGGAACAAGTCCTAG
- the LOC103867633 gene encoding beta-amylase 6 isoform X2 yields the protein MLANYVPVYVMLQLGVITNDNVLENAEKLTKQLKKLKQSQVDGVMVDVWWGIVESNGPKQYQWSAYRNLFEIVQSCGLKLQAIMSFHRCGGNIGDDVNIPLPKWVLEIGETNPDIFYTNKSGNRNEECLSLSVDNLSLFSGRTAVEMYRDYMKSFRENMEDFISSGVIIDIEVGLGPAGELRYPSYSETQGWIFPGIGEFQCYDKYLRSDYEEEVTRVGHPEWNLPENAGKYNDVPEATGFFEDSSGTYLVEEGRFFLSWYARKLILHGDQILDEANKVFLGCKLKLAAKVSGIHWWYKTESHAAELTAGYYNLKNRDGYAAIAKMMRRHHAILNFTCLEMRNTEQPAKAKSGPQELVQQVLSCGWREGIEVAGENALPRFDRDGYNQVILNARPNGINRDGKPRMFGFTYLRLSDRLLSEPNFTTFKTFVKRMHANQEYCSEPERYNHELLPLERSINDESFEKLMEETDPVDPLPWLEETDMSIRPFESVLSLLKSTFFRNKS from the exons ATGTTAGCCAACTATGTTCCTGTCTACGTCATGCTTCAGCTCGGAGTCATAACCAACGACAACGTTCTTGAAAACGCAGAGAAGCTCACGAAACAGCTCAAGAAACTGAAACAGAGTCAAGTCGATGGTGTAATGGTCGATGTATGGTGGGGAATCGTGGAATCAAACGGTCCGAAGCAATACCAATGGAGTGCTTACAGAAACTTGTTCGAGATCGTGCAAAGCTGCGGACTCAAACTACAAGCTATAATGTCGTTTCATAGATGCGGAGGCAACATAGGAGACGATGTTAACATCCCTTTACCGAAATGGGTGCTAGAAATAGGGGAGACGAATCCAGATATCTTCTATACGAACAAGAGTGGTAATAGAAACGAAGAGTGTTTGTCTCTCTCTGTAGATAACTTGTCTTTATTCAGTGGAAGAACAGCTGTTGAG ATGTACAGAGACTACATGAAGAGCTTTAGAGAGAACATGGAAGATTTTATTAGCTCTGGAGTTATAATAGACATTGAAGTAGGGCTTGGTCCTGCTGGAGAGCTTAGATATCCTTCTTACAGTGAGACTCAAGGATGGATTTTCCCGGGAATCGGAGAGTTTCAA TGCTATGACAAGTATTTAAGATCAGATTATGAGGAAGAAGTTACAAGAGTGGGCCATCCGGAATGGAACCTTCCAGAAAATGCAGGCAAGTATAACGATGTTCCAGAAGCAACCGGGTTTTTCGAGGACTCTAGTGGGACTTACCTTGTGGAAGAAGGAAGGTTCTTCTTGTCATGGTACGCAAGAAAGTTAATTCTCCATGGTGATCAGATTCTTGATGAAGCTAATAAAGTTTTTCTTGGATGTAAACTCAAGTTAGCAGCAAAA GTCTCTGGGATCCATTGGTGGTACAAAACTGAAAGTCATGCAGCAGAACTTACGGCTGGTTATTACAATCTCAAGAACAGAGATGGTTACGCTGCGATTGCGAAAATGATGCGTAGGCATCACGCTATATTGAATTTCACTTGTCTAGAGATGAGGAACACTGAGCAGCCAGCAAAAGCTAAGAGCGGACCTCAAGAACTTGTTCAGCAA GTGTTGAGCTGTGGATGGAGAGAAGGGATTGAAGTTGCTGGCGAAAACGCGCTTCCGAGATTCGATAGAGATGGATACAACCAGGTTATACTAAATGCAAGGCCTAATGGAATTAACCGAGATGGTAAACCGAGGATGTTCGGGTTCACGTATCTCCGGTTATCTGATAGACTTCTCAGCGAACCGAACTTCACAACATTTAAGACATTCGTAAAACGAATGCACGCAAATCAA GAGTATTGTTCAGAGCCTGAAAGGTACAACCATGAGCTACTTCCATTGGAAAGATCGATAAACGATGAATCATTTGAGAAGTTAATGGAAGAAACAGATCCAGTTGATCCACTTCCATGGCTGGAAGAGACAGACATGAGCATTAGACCCTTTGAGAGTGTACTGTCTCTCTTGAAAAGCACTTTCTTTAGGAACAAGTCCTAG
- the LOC103867632 gene encoding uncharacterized protein LOC103867632, with translation MTKIGGILVCLVIVGLDVAAAILGIQAEVAQNQVKHMRLWLFECREPSQDAYRLGLGAAAVLVMAHVLINLVGGCLCICSQDEFQRSSSTKQISMACLVLTWIVFAVGFGALVIGTMSNNKSRSSCGFTHHHFLSIGGILCFLHALFCVAYYVSATAAKDEAAK, from the exons ATGACAAAGATAGGAGGTATTCTTGTTTGTTTAGTCATCGTGGGATTAGATGTGGCTGCTGCAATCCTCGGAATCCAAGCAGAAGTCGCTCAGAATCAg GTGAAGCACATGAGGCTTTGGCTATTTGAGTGCAGAGAGCCAAGCCAGGACGCGTACAGGTTAGGTCTAGGTGCAGCCGCGGTATTGGTAATGGCTCATGTACTCATCAATTTGGTCGGAGGCTGTCTCTGTATTTGCTCTCAAGACGAGTTTCAAAGATCTTCTTCCACAAAGCAAATCTCAATGGCTTGTCTCGTTCTCACTTG GATCGTATTCGCCGTTGGATTTGGGGCTTTAGTGATTGGGACGATGTCCAACAACAAGTCAAGATCCTCTTGTGGATTCACACATCACCATTTTCTCTCCATTGGAGGGATCTTGTGTTTTCTACATGCCCTCTTTTGTGTCGCTTATTACGTTTCTGCCACAGCGGCTAAAGACGAAGCTGCCAAGTGA